The window CGCACATTTTCGCGGTGTCGATATCCCACTGCGGAGTGATGCCGGCGTGCGCCATCACCAGCTTTTGCTCATCGTCCACCTGCAGCACCGGTTGGCGGCGCAGCCAGTTGATCAGCTCGTCGGCGTCAGGCGCCTCCAGCAGCGGGGTGATGCGATCTTTGGGTTTGTTGCGGCTGATGCCGGCGTAAACCGCCAGCAGGTGCAGATCGTGGTTGCCCAGAACCATGCGCACCGCCGGACCGAGCGAGCGCACGTAGCGCAGCACGTCCAGCGAGGCGGGGCCGCGCGCCACCAGATCGCCGGTCAGCCACAGTTGATCGCGCTCGGGATCGAACGCAGCCTGAGCCAGCAGCGACTTCAGTTCATCGAAACAGCCGTGAACGTCGCCGATAAGGTATGTCGACATAATTAATGGATCAGCGTTGGAATGGCTAAGCGAAACACGGGAATAGCGGTGCGGAACGGCTGACCCTGATGGTCAACCATTTCGTAATGGCCTTCCATGGTGCCCAGCGGCGTTTCCAGAATGGCGCCGCTGGTGTACTGAAACTCTCCGCCGGGCGGAATGACGGGCTGTTCGCCGATCACGCCCTCGCCCTGGACTTCGGTTTGGCGGCCGTTGCTGTTGGTGATCAGCCAGTAACGGCCCAGCAGTTGCACGTCGGTCCGCCCCAGATTGCGGATGGTGATGGTATAGGCGAAGACGTAACGCTCTTCTTCAGGGATCGACTGTGATTCCACATAGATGCTCTGAACCTGAATACACACGCGGGGCGAATCAATCATGACAACAACTCCTTATTGCTGCGGCGCCGGATTGGCTGACAGCCAGTTGGCCAGCTTGCAGTACTGCGCCACAGAAATATTTTCTGCTCTGAGCGAAGGATCGACGCCCAGTTCCATCAGCTGTTCCGGCGTGAACAGGTCGCCCAAGCTGTTGCGGATGGTTTTCCGCCGTTGGTTGAACGCCTGCGTGGTAATGCGGCTCAGCATGCGCACGTCGCCCACCGGGTTCGGCAGCACGCTGTGCGGCACCAGACGCACCACGGCGGAATCGACCTTCGGCGGCGGCGCGAACGCGGTCGGCGGCACTTCCAGCACCGGAATGACGTTGCAGTAGTACTGCGCCATCACGGTCAAACGCCCGTAGGCCTTGCTGTTTGGGCCGGCCACCAGACGGTTGA of the Serratia marcescens subsp. marcescens ATCC 13880 genome contains:
- the apaG gene encoding Co2+/Mg2+ efflux protein ApaG, producing the protein MIDSPRVCIQVQSIYVESQSIPEEERYVFAYTITIRNLGRTDVQLLGRYWLITNSNGRQTEVQGEGVIGEQPVIPPGGEFQYTSGAILETPLGTMEGHYEMVDHQGQPFRTAIPVFRLAIPTLIH